TCCAACACTCCCACCATGAATaaagattattaataaaattaaggcACCCTTCGTCAACATGCAAAGAAATACATGGAGGATGAGATGTGTCAAGCTTAGCTATCATAATCAAGTTAATGTTTCAATCATATTTTGAGCATTTGAAGATTGTTCAACTGGAACCAATTGGTTGTAAGACCTTGAAGGCATTTTCAGCATGAATGCAAGAATAATCATATTGATGTAACCAAATTCATTTCACAACTAATCATTGTGAAAATGTCagtttattaaatatgttgtagttatttttattcgaatttaaaatttcatataatcatcCTCCATTTACAACaaagttataaataattataaaatatttgtatttatatcATTACTCATTTTTGAAACACACGAGATAAGAGATGTAGATGATtgtagataaaataagatgagatgagttaaaattaaagttaaataaaatattgttaaaatatattatttttattttaatatttaaaaaagttgaattgtatagtttattttatgtaaaaatttaagaaaatagtaatattaattagatgagatgaaattgatTGAAATAAATTGTGAAAATAAACTAGGCTTAATGAACGTGGAAATTGCTCAAACGTTTGATTTGCCCACTCAACATTTGAGTCGGATTTGGCTTCAAAATCACACCTGCTGGGCTAAATTATGATCATTCCTAGCCTGTATCTAGATAGGAAGATTCCCTCCATCCATTGATGCACATTTTATCGTTAAATACTCAAATATTTTCACTCTGTCTTATCAGCAGGAACAGCTTCTTGTTCATCCATGACATCACacctaaataaaatttagcatAAACAAGAACATTTTGGATCACATTTGATGTCATCTCTTTAGATCATTTGCACCCAAAAGCTAGTTAGCCtgatttaaattgtttattttggtcaattacatcaataaaatatataaaaaaatgtaaaaataattgtatgtaATAGAACTCTTATTAATCCGGCCATACAATCTTTTTTGGAGTCTTCAACTAGTAATTAGAAACTTTCAtcaatgtctttttttttttcgtcttcCGCTTGTTAACAATCAACATTACTACAAAATTGGACAATTCAATGATCCCATATAACTATTGTGTTTATCTTCTGAGCACGTGTATGACCAACGGGACTCATAATGCGTCAGCAGTGAGACTTAAGTAGTAGTAGTTGGTACTACTCCCGTCAActtcaaagaaaaacaaacagaTTCCTccatagaaaatataaaatatgatacaaaTTGAGATAAAAACGAGAGAATGATCGAGAAGTTTGAATGTAGTTGTGACCTTGAAATCTTGAACATGAAATTTGAATGTAGCTGTTACCAACAATAGATTGATAAAGGGCCAAATTCAACAAAGAGTTAACAGTAAGTTAACAACATgccaaaattcaataaaaatgcTCACAGCTAATAAAGATATTCAAAATGTAAGTATTTGAGACGACATGATTGAATGAATATGAAAATCTTATGAGAAAAAAAGGTAGCAGAAgactttaaaaacaaaaaaaaaaataaaaacacataggatCGAGCCTGACGTTAGCCAAGAACTTTGATACaatgatagaaaatataaaatataataaaaactgaaataaatataagagaatGAGGGAGAAAGActgtttatttgattattatcttatttgatgtcataataatattatcaaatcaatagatttaatttttaaagatatttaccATATACATAATCTCCAAGTACTTTTCCTATAAATAAGGATCAATTATGTCCAACATCCATACAGTTAAACCCGAATTATATTACTCTTACTTAAGTCATTTCATCCACGAATCTCTCATCCCTaagaagaaatggaaaagatCCAGCACAGCCATGTAGAAGTAAGAGGACTCAAGCTTCATGTAGCCCAGATTAATGTCACCGGTATGACATTATATGCTTATATATGTCTCACTTCGTTCAATTTTGATTTTCTGCTTTCTATGATAATGATGACGAATGGTTTTTGGAAGGTAAAAAGGCGGTGATGTTCTTGCATGGGTTCCCTGAAATATGGTATACGTGGAGGCACCAGATGATTGCTGCTGCAAACGCTGGTTACCGAGCAATATCCATAGATTTCAGGGGCTATGGACTGTCTGAACAGCCTGCTGAGCCAGAAAATGCTACTTTCAAAGACCTTGTTGATGATGTTATTGGCCTTCTTGACTCTCTGGGAATCAATAAGGTAATATTGAGCCATTCATTTCACTTGCCTGCTGAACTACTGCTTGAATATCTGATTCGAAAACAGGGGAGAGCCAGTTCCTTGTTAGTGGTCGAGTCATATGCCTTGGTAATGGTGTCTCTGCTTGAATGAATATCTGCTCGAACCCATCCATACCTGCTTACTGCGCCATTTCACTAGTAAGCAAGTCattaaacaacaacaacaatccTATTCAAATGCACCAATCCTCCTAAACTACCGAGTTTCTGAAAGCTTGATCCATTCTTGAAATCAGAGGAAGAtatcatttatttgttttttttttcgtagcagcaaataaacttagaaatGTAACTTTTTCTCTAAGAAACTTTTTCTCCATTGTTTGCTTTATTGCATTTCCGTGCATGAAATGTGGACCTTAGAAATGTAACTTGCAACGTGCATCTCCGCAACTTTTTTGTGTTTTCGTGGCAGGCTTTTATTGTTGGAAAGGACTTCGGATCCATGCCGTCATACCTAGTGGCAGCTGTCCACCCAGAAAGGGTGATAGGCGTCATAACACTTGGTGTTCCTTTCTTAATACCTGGTCCTTCCGCCATCCAAAATCACCTCCTTCCTGAAGGCTTCTACGTAACGAGGTGGCAGGTATGTGTAATAGTTTAGACATAAACATGGATTTGTCTCCAAAGTGAACTCTAGCTATCTCATGAATGCTGTCATATTATCTCAACAGGACCCAGGAAGGGCAGAAGCGGATTTTGGCCGTTTTGATGTGAAGACAGTGATAAGGAACATCTATCTTCTCTTCTCAGGAAGTGAGGTTCCCATAGCAGCAGAGGGTCAAGAAATCATGGACTTGTATGACCCATCTACTCCTCTGCCACCATGGTTCTCCGAGGAAGATCTCTCAGTCTATGCATCCTTATATGAGAAATCTGGATTCCGTTTTGCATTGCGGGTTCCCTACAGGTAAAGAAAAGTTCCCCCAAGTAGTAGGCCCGGTTAAggcttaatttgtttgtttctattaaataagaatgaaagaaaaccaaagaaatttgaaaaagaaatgctgAAAATGCTTAAATTCAtcttctaactttttttttttattttgagaaattagCATTCATTTCAACCTTCATGTGACTAAACTCTAACTAACATCCTTATAtttatctctattttcttttttcttttttataaagggGATGGGAGTTTCgaatctaaattttttatttagagaactGGATCATATATGATCAATCCACAGGCTCTCTGCCCTTGTATTTCTCTTTGAAGTACATATATAAAAGTGTTGATATATAATTACCTAAATATTAAGCTGAAAGATTGTAGAaaacagtatttttttttactttctgaAATAAAAGAGTGAAATTTAAAGACACATTTGGTTTTAATGAAATCAACATAGCCATCTCCCAAAATTGACATTCAGACATATTTGACTTGTTATTCCTTAATTTGGTGTAGGAGTTTAACAGTGGACTGTGGCATAACTGACCCAAAAGTCAAAGCTCCATCGCTGCTAATTATGGGTGAGAAGGactatgttttgaaatttccaGGAATGGAGGATTATATAAGAAGTGGGACGGTTAAGCAATTTGTACCTGATTTAGAAATCAAATTCATGCCAGAAGGGAACCATTTTGTCCATGAACAGCTTCCAAAGCAAGTGAATGAGCTCATCATCACCTTCCTCAACAAACATAATTAGTGTCCGATGAGGATACTGTTTACTAGTACCTAGAAATTAGAGTGCATCTTTGGGAATAAGCAGTGTAACCCTCTTTCACGTGTGAGTTTGTCATCAAGATGCGTTTACTTGAATCTTGAAAATGGTTctaaaactttatatatatatatatatatatatattatatatgaacttGGATTTCCTGCATTTAGATGGAAATGATTCAACCAAGTTATCCAAGCACTGTTGATTGTTGGTTGAGAGTTTGAAGACTAGTGTTTGATGAagtgtgttctttttttttttttttttttctaagatgAAGTGTTTGTTTTGCCTTACCATAGATGAGATTGAGGCaatgtatgtatttataataAGTTCTGTTACAAGAATAATAATTTGAATACAAGATCATGAAGGATGTCTTACAAGTTAAATGAATTTAAGGTTAGGATTGGCACCGTTGTAGTTAGATGCGCCGCCACCCCTACCTTTGCTTTTTCTGAATTTTCCAGGATATTTATTGTCACGACCAGCCGAGTCGAAGCATTTGGTGATTCTTGAAAATCATATATGCCCATTATCATAGCAAGTCTAAACCAAATACGagacaaagaaaaaattatcacaaaatattgccaGTGGCTTCTCGATCATTAGATAAAATTTTGCAACCATATGGCCTAACATGTAGCCAAATAATCACATACTCTACCTCCTCCATAATTGAAgaaattttaagtgttttttagACACTTTTCCATGAAACAACTCTTCCCgccatcataaaaatatatctaaaagtAGATCTTCTAATCATCTAGGCACTCTACATAACTAGcatcaaaatatccaacaacaacaacaaaaatgtCAAATCAACAATATGTTAGCATATAATCTTTAGTGTCCTACAAATATATCTCAATACTTTCTTTGTAGCTTTCTAGTGACTCAAAGTTAAGTTGCTCAGGTATCTCCCAAGAACACCCACATCAAAAGTAATATCAATCTTGTACCTACCTGAGCATACATCAAACTACAAACAATTGATGCATAAGAAACTACTAGGATCTGAATTCTCTTAACATCATTCTAAAGACATTGAGGCTTACTAAGTGTATCACCTTTCACAATAGGCACCTTTCAAGAAGAGCATGATTGCATATTAAACATATGCAAAACACAATCAATGTAGGTCTTTTGAGATAATCCAGGAATGCCATTATATCACAAAAAATTTGTatgcctaatatatatatataggacgcCTAACCAAGATCTTTTGTATCAAAATGAGAAGACACCATACACTTAGTCTCAAGTAAAAGCTCAATGTCATTAGCTACGAGTAATATGCCATCCACGTGAAGCACAAGAAAGATATATTTGCTCCCAATAACCTTCGAATATATGTATTAATCAACCACATTTTCCTTCAAACTACAAGAGGTAACAATCTCGTAAAACTTCAAGCACCATTGCTTTGACACTTGTTTAAACCCATAAATTGAGGTCTTTAGTTGTCACACCCTTTGTTCGTTATCATATACACTTCTTCAGGCAAATGTTCATTAAGAAAAGTCGATTTGACATTTGTTTGATATAGCTCCAAGTCAAATTGAGCTACAAAGTGCCATAATTATTTGAAAGGAGTCTTTGGTAGGCACTAGTGAGAATGTATCATTATAGTCAATGCCCTCTCTATGGCTAAAGCCTTTAGCAACAAGTCTAGCATTCTACTTCCCTACATGGCCTCTAGAATTGTGGTTTAGTCTTAaagacccatttgcaaccaattggTTTGCAACCATTCGGTAACTCAACCATATCCCATAACTCATTCTAACACATAGACCTCATCTCATCATGCATAGCCTCTACCCAGTGTGAAGGCTAGGGACTATCGATACATATTCCAACACTAAATTTAGGCTCTTGCAAATAAACCATATTGTTATTAGAGATTGCAAGTCTACATGTCCTATGTGATCTCCTCGAATGAACAAATATTATTAGTTTCCCCTTTATCGACATTAGGTTCATTGTCAATAATGGGTTCTTGAGTAATGGGACTGGGTTGCTATATTGGCAAAGGTAAAATTATAGATAGTGAGATAATATGCATCAAGACAACAACATGCTCCTCCTTGAATGTAATATCTTGTGGCATTGAATGTTCACAATGAATATTATCCTAAAAGTAAATGGCTTGATCCAACTCAATTATTCTAGTTGCACAAGAAGGAAAATAGAACCTGAAGCCTTTTGAGCCAATACAATAGCCCACAAAATACCTAGTAGTGGTTTTAAGATCAAATTTCTTCAACTATGGATTGAATGATCTAACTTCTGCCTTACAACCCCAAATATGGAAATGACACAAACTAGGTTTCTTTCCTGCCCATAACTCATAAGGAGTTTTAGGGACTAACTTGCTGGATACTTGGTTCAAAATGTATGCTGCAGTTTTCAAAGCCTCTCCCTACAAAAACTCAGGTAAGGACAAGTGACTAAACAAACATCACGCCATATCAATCAAAGTACAATCTCTTCTTTCTGCAATCTCATTTTGCCTAGGAATGTCAGGCATAGTATATTGTGCCTCAATCCCACATGCTTGAAGGAACTTTACAAATAGTCCTACATTTTGTCCAATTTTATCATATCTTCTATAATACTCCCCACCTGTATAAGATTTCATAGCTCTAATACGTTTGTTTTTCTAAAGCACAATAGTAGCCTTGAAAGCTTTAAAACCTCCCAATGATTCAGACTTTTCACAAACAAACTCAATGTGACCATAACAAAAATGATAATCAATAAAAGGTGATTGAACTACTTATAATTCCCCAAAGGTAGTAGGAGTAATGAGAGTACCACATATGTCAGGGTATATAAAATCGAGAATATTTTCTCTTCTACCAATCTTTTGTCTTCTCAATTTAACAGTTAGCCATCCTTTAATACAATCAACACAAATGTCAAAAtcagaaaaatctaaattaaatgTAACAAGGACACCATCTTTGACCAACATTTCCATCGTAGGTTTGGAAATATGACCCAACTATTTTGTGTCATTGCATGGAAGATGCTTTATCAACTATACTCCATTTGGAGCCAATTGCAACATTTACTATAGATATACTAGAAGAACAATTAATCAAAATGGGTATAAAGTCAATTTTATGTATATCATCACACATAAAACCAGAGTCAACCACAATAGAATCATAATGTATTGTAACCTTTCTGTTTCCAAATACAAAAGTGTAACCACATTGGTCCAAAAGAGAAATGGAAATTAGATTCCTCATAATGGAAGATACAAAATCAATGCCTTTTAGGTGCAAAATTTTCCCAGAGACCAAAAGAAGTCTGACTATTCCAATGtattcaactttaattttcACACCATTTTCCATATTTACCATCAACTCCCTATCACTCTGCTTTCTTATGCTTCTTAATTCCTGCAGAGAACTTATGATGCGAATTGTTGCACCAGTATCTAATGGGCTAACTTCCTTCATAATAAGTATATGAAAAATACCCTTCTCTCGACATTATTGGTGCTAATGCTTATCATCCCAGCTCTTGAAATCTATATGTCAGTATCTCCCTATCATTCATCAGAGAAGACAATAGAACATCACAGAGaatgctttaaattttttatatgataattGGGCAGGGAATGTTTCCTTAGCACAAAAGGGATTCAATATCACTACTCCTCTCCTATAGCCAAAAGATATTTGCTCCTAGACTGGTTGGAACACCCCCAATGCTCACTTCTTTTGGTGGATTGCCTCTTATTCAGTAAGTCTCAATCTCCCATCATTCTTAAGTTGGCTTGTGATGTTAGAGTATGAAAGCGTACCCAAAATGGCAAGTTCTCGTCAAGATCCGCTTGAGATTTTTATAGGGACCATTCCTCCCCCATATCTACTTTGAGCTTTGTTTGGAATCAAGCCATCCCTACAAAGGTTTTAGTCTTCGTTTGGAAATTGTGGGCACAATGCAATCCCTCGTGCTAATAAGATTCATAAATGTGAGACTCGATCCTTTGGTGTctaaatatttttgttgttctaaaaattatatagaaaatgCAAATCATAAATTCTCAGATTATACCCATGCTAAAAAAGTATGGCGTTATTTATCTTCTATTTTTGGACATTAACTTTTTAGACTCTAGTTGCTGGAAAAGCATTAAATGTTATTTATTGGTGGTCCTTGTTCAAAGGTTCGGACCAATTTCTCATGCTGCTTACTTGCTGCCCTCTCTACTTATTTGGAAATTTTGGATAGCATAGAACAAAGCAAGATATGAGGACTCCCATACAAATGCTATCACTATTGTTAGCAAGATCAAGAAGTGGTTAAGAGATCTCAGTCCTTTTCTAAAGCCCAAAGCTTTAATGTCTAATGTCTAATGTCAACATTGTGGTGCTTAACACTCTAAGCTCACTGCTTGAAGTAGAAGGCCTATCTTGATTAAGTAGAATCCGCCTCTGTTGGGAATTGTCGAGCTTAATATTGACGGCTATTAGTGTTGTAATCGATTTGAACCAAGTGAAGCTTTTGGGTTATCGAATTGAGCTGGACTCAATTAATTCAAGTTCGAGCTAAGAGCTCGTCGAGCCAATCAAGCTCAAACGGATCAAACATGAACTCAAATCGAGTCGAGTTATTTATCAATCTTTGTCTATATTCTTTAACGAGCCAAGCCGAGTTAAGTTATTATTTAAGTTTTGTTTATACtcttatatagattttatttatttttgaataattaaaaataccaaattacaaaacaaaaatactatgcctaatgaaatttttacaactaatatataaagtttatattgaattataaaattataacatttttataaatacatatcTTATATGGTTTCTACATTGTAGTATATGAAACTACCATTTCTTACACACTAACTATTGTACATACTATAAAATATCTACTATAATTAATCACTTAAGTACTTACTTAACTAACATATAATTATGAactatattcaatatataagcATAAGTAACTGGGTTACATactacatatttaattataaaggtACTTACGCTTAtatgattaaatttaatgtgtCGAGAAgcatatgtgtatgtgtgtgtatgtgtgaataagaatactaatatatagaaataaattatatatattcaatgatTTATAGACGAACTCTAATCGAGTCAAGCTAACGTGTCGAGTCAAGTTGAATGAACAAGCCTTAATCGAGTCGAGTCAAGTTTAATCGagtatgtgttatttattattgacAGAGAGGGTTACTGCTTTCACgatcaagtttttattttcacaagTTGAGCTATGTTCGAGTTTAGCTTAGCAAGTATCAGGCGAGCAATTGTACAGGccggttcatttacagccctaacGGCAATTCTAAAGAAACCTCGGTTAGGTTGTAGAGGTATTTTAAGTTCTTCTAATTGCTCAGCCATTTCTGGTTGTTCTTATTTCTTGGATATGGATGTCAACACTTTTGTAGAATTATCCACTTTACAAATTAGTTTAACTCTATGCTATAAATTGTGTAGTTTTTATGTTATTGTTGAGATTGATTCTCTCATCATGGTTAATTAATTTAACAATGATTTCCTTCCTTATGGCTTTACTCTAATATTTAGAATGATGTTCTTCGATTCAAAAACTTTCCCTTGAATATTAAACATTTATATAATGATCTAGCTTATAGTCTTGCTGCCTATGGTGTTCTAAGACATATAGTTAGTTAGTTTCTCATCTATATTACAACTCCCTAAGCATACaattcatccttttttttttttaagattgtgCAGTTATTCCTTCCTAATGCTATTGGTGTTTCTTATTTTTCCAGAGACTTTTGtaattctatttataaggtCTTCTTAGCTTCTAGGAATTTGATTTTTGGGCTTTATTTCTACAATGTAACCCTAAGTAGCATTTCTACAAATTGAGGTGCCCTTCATCTTCATGCAAGGAAATATATGGAGGATGCCTAGCTATCAGAATCAAGCGAATGTTTCAAAATCAAACCTGCTGGGCTAAATTATGATCATTCCTGTATCTAGATAACAAGATTCCCTCCCTCCATTAAtgctcattttatttattaattactcaCATATTTTCACTCTGTCTTATCTGCAAGAGCACCTTTTCCATCATCCATCAAGTCACACCAAAATAAACTTTTGTGTTCCTCTTTTGTATGACCAACGGGACTCATAATGCTTAAGCAGTGAGACTTAAGCAGTAGTTTCCTAGCAGTACTACTCCCTATAActtcaaaaggaaaacaaaaaaattcctcaatagaaaatataaaatataataagttaacgTCTGAAATTGCGGCaataaatataacttataattttaaaatttataacttataacttaaataataagttatACTATTAAATAGTTTGATaatcatatattta
This is a stretch of genomic DNA from Carya illinoinensis cultivar Pawnee chromosome 3, C.illinoinensisPawnee_v1, whole genome shotgun sequence. It encodes these proteins:
- the LOC122303973 gene encoding bifunctional epoxide hydrolase 2-like; this encodes MEKIQHSHVEVRGLKLHVAQINVTGKKAVMFLHGFPEIWYTWRHQMIAAANAGYRAISIDFRGYGLSEQPAEPENATFKDLVDDVIGLLDSLGINKAFIVGKDFGSMPSYLVAAVHPERVIGVITLGVPFLIPGPSAIQNHLLPEGFYVTRWQDPGRAEADFGRFDVKTVIRNIYLLFSGSEVPIAAEGQEIMDLYDPSTPLPPWFSEEDLSVYASLYEKSGFRFALRVPYRSLTVDCGITDPKVKAPSLLIMGEKDYVLKFPGMEDYIRSGTVKQFVPDLEIKFMPEGNHFVHEQLPKQVNELIITFLNKHN